The following nucleotide sequence is from Luteibaculum oceani.
TCAGGGTGAGGCAATTGCCACAGGAATTGTTGAGGGAGATCGTTTTGAAATAGATAATGTAATTCGATTTAAGGAGGAAAAGGTTGGAGATTTTGATGTTAGGTTTTATGTTCCCAAAAAGCTAGACACCTGTCGTTACCTTCCAGAATTTTTAATTGAATTGGACACTGCCCATGCAAAAATAGACTTGGTAAGCCCTTCCTTTAAAAAACATCGTACGCTTTCTCAATTTCAACTTTCCCAGATGGGGGTTAATGATATTTTTTTAGACCAAAACCTTGGAACATCAGGCCTAAATATGGCTGCGGAAATCCTTAGGCAAGAAAATTCCTTTCATTTTACATCTGGGTGCTATTTTCCAAATATTAATATTTACGACCACACCTTCGGGGATGATAAATTATTGGAAAGTAACAACGATCTCTTGATTTCAGGGTTTCAGGATTCCATTTTTCAACAGTTTAATACGGATGGAGACCGGGATACTTTAATTTTAAAGGACTCGATATTAAAAGTCGGAGGGGATAGTTTAATTCTTAGCTCGCTTCCTAATGCCATAGTTTTTACATCTGATGAAAGGGTTTTTGTTTGGGTTAATTATGAAATCATTCATCAATTAAATGCTAACAAATTGATTCGCGCTTTTTACGAAAACCCACAAAGAAAAGGGACAATAGGGATATTTACTGCCCAGATGAAATGGGATTTTCCGATATCAGCAAAGGAAGAGATGCATATCATATCAAGTGGCTGGAAGAAACTATGGAGAAAGTATAAATTGGAACTTATTATATTAATAAGCTCAGGATTTGGGATTTTATTATGGATTCTTTATAAACGAATGAGAAGCGCTGTTCGTGAATTCCATTCATGAAAATCCTAGGATTATTCTGAGCCCCACAATTATTTACCTAATTTTACCAGTAAGACCAACAACATCAAAAATAAGATGACTGCCAAAAAAGCAACTACCAAGAAGGAATCTAATGACCGTGGTAAAAAGACCTCCCCAAAGGAAGATACAAAGCTAATGGGGAAGGAGGTTAAGGTTGTTGGTATTGGAACCTCTGCAGGCGGGCTGGAAGCGCTTAAAACTTTTTTTGATAATGTTCCCTCAAGCTGTGACTTGAGTTTTGTTATCATTCAGCATTTATCTCCTGACTACAAATCTCTTATGGCAGAATTGCTGGCTAAAAACACCCAATTGCCCATTTATGAGGTGGAAAATAATATGGAGATTTTGCCTGGGAGCGTTTATTTAATCCCAGCTAAGAAAAACATGCGTATAAGTTCTGGTAGACTAACGCTTGAGGACAAATCGAAAACGGGGCACGATCTCAATTTACCGATAGATATTTTCTTCCGCTCCATGGCAGAAGAATTGGGAGAAAAAGCAATTTCTATTGTTCTTACCGGTACTGGATCTGATGGTACCCACGGTGTGCGAGCAATTAAGGAAGTAGGTGGAATGGTAATGGTACAGAGCCCTGAAACTTCCAAGTTTGACGGGATGCCCAGAAGTGCAATTTCAACTGGGCTTGTTGATTATGTTCTTCCCATATCCGAAATGCCATCGGAACTGATCAATTACGTAGAAAATCACAAGGAAATTGGTCATCGGATAGATGAAAGTAATCTAGATACTCTGCAAGAAATACTTAGCCATCTAAAAAAAGTAACCAACCTCGATTTTTCAGAATATAAGAGACCAACTTTGGTTCGACGCATTTCTCGCCGTATGAGCGTAAACAAATGCAACGACTTAAAACAATATCTAGACTTCCTTCAAGCAACACCACAAGAGGCTCAAATTTTATACAAGGAGTTTTTAATAGGGGTTACTAAGTTTTTTAGGGATGCAGATGCGTTTGAGTCCTTATCCAAACACCTAGAAAAGCTTGTTTCGGAAAAAAACTTTAAGCAAACCCTAAAAATGTGGAGTGTTGCTTGTAGTACAGGGGAAGAAGCGTACTCATTGGCTATATTAACCAAAGAGGCCATGGACAAGGCCAACAAAAATTTAGAGGTTAAGATTTTCGCAACTGATATAGATAGAGATTCTATTGAAACAGCAAGTAAGGGCGTTTTTCCAGAGAGTTTTGTTCCCGATATAGGAACGGAAAGGCTAAAAAAATACTTTGTAAAGAAGGGAGATCAATACGTGGTTAGTCAGGAGATCAGAAAAATGATCATCTTTTCTCACCACAACGTCCTTACCGATCCACCGTTTAATCGAATGGACTTGGTATCATGTCGTAACCTTCTTATTTATCTTCAACCGTCATTGCAGCAGCGATTACTGGCAACCTTCCACTACAGTTTAAACTTAAAGGGGATACTTTTTCTTGGACCAAGTGAAAGTATTGCGGAATACAAAAGTGTATTTAAGGAACTAGATCGTCGATGGAAAATCTTTGAAAACACAGAGATCTCGAGAACATTGAATTTAGATCACTCCACTCTACCTGATATCTCTTGGCAACGAGGTATTAAAAGTGCTACCACGAGTGTACCGAGTAGGAAGAGCATTATTGATAATCGCCTTTCGGAGGTTTTAAGTGACACCCTAGCGGATGAAATTGAGGCGGTTAGCGTGTATGTAGATGAGCATTTTGACATTCTACACGCGAATGGAAACTTAAACAAATACATTGCTCTTCCTGACAGAGGATTTACTGTTAACCTTCTTAAAATGGTTACGGATAATTTAAGCGTAGCCATAAGTACTGCGGTTAGAAGAGCGACTCAGGAAAAAGAGAAAATATTCTATAGAGGAGTAAGAATTGTAACGGATACTTCGGTTAAGATAGTGGATGTAATTGTTCGTCCATTTAAAATTGATAAGCTAGATACCAAAACTTACTTTCTGGTAGTTTTCCTTGAAAACAAAGCTTCCGGTCAGTTTTCTAAAAATGTTAAGGATGTTACCGACCCCGATGAAATAAGTAGGGTTGAAGATTTACAAAGGGAGCTAAAGGAAACTAAAGAAAACCTTCAGGCTACTGTTGAAGAGGTAGAAACTAGTAACGAGGAACTGCAAGCAACAAACGAAGAATTGTTAGCAGCTAATGAAGAGCTTCAAAGTACAAATGAGGAGCTTCAATCAGTAAATGAAGAGTTACATACCGTAAACTCAGAGCATCAATCTAAAATTCAGGAATTGGCAGCATTGAATGCCGATATGGATAACCTATTAAAAAGTACGGATATAGGTACCATATTCTTGGATAAAGATTTGAAAATAAGATGGTTTACCCCAGCAATTAAAGAGCATTTCAACCTTTTGGTTGCAGATGTGGGCAGGCCCATCACCAACTTTAGCTCCAATGTTAGTGGGATAGATATTGTATCGGAGGTAGAGTATGTCCTTAAAACGGGTAAAACTGTTGAAAGGGAAACTAGGCTTAATAATGATAAGTGGTTTCTAACTCGAGTGCTTCCATATCAGGATGGAAATTACAGAACACAGGGTACCGTCATAACATTTGTGGAAATAACTCAAATGAAGTCGATGCAGGAGGACCTGAGGTATTCTGAAGGGTTATTTAGAACACTTTTTGAGTTTTCACCAAATGGTATTGTAACGACCAACGCAAAAGGTAAAATTTTAAGGGCAAATCAAAATACGGCGCGAATGTGCGGTATTGAAATAGACGATCTGAAAAACAAGGAGATTACTGACTTATTTGCCACATCTTCTAAGAAAAAGATTGAGACACTTTTTAAAGATGCGGCAGGAGGTAATCATCTGTCTATTAATGATAGGATAGAAATAAAATCCAATGGGAGTAAGGGAATCCCGGTTAGCGTAAACATCGAACATGCAGAGCATGAACAGCAAAATTTAATTCTATGGAGTATCGTTGATATTTCGGATCAAATCTCCGCTCAAAAAGAACTCAAGGAGCTAAACGAAAACCTAGAGGTTATGGTAGATGCCAGAACCAAGGAATTGCGTGACAAGGATATTTTATTGCAAAGTGTATTAGAGGCTACAACGGCAGGCTACTGGACTTGGGAACCAAAAACGGGTTACCAAATTTATTCGGATACTTTTAGTGAGGTTATTAAGAGTCATGATAAAAATGACCCAACTGAGGACCAGTGGAAGAAAATTCTTGGGGAGGAAAATTACTCCATCCTAGAATCAAAGCTTCAAGAACATGTAAAATCTAAAGGTAAAAAGCCATTAGAGGTTATATGTGAATTAACGACCGATGGGTCACCAATGTGGGTGTTCTTTAAAGGAAAAGCAATTGAGTGGAATGGTAAAGACGCTACTAAAATAGTTGGTAGTCTGGTAAACATTACCGATTTAAAAAAGATTGAGTCCCAGTTAGCAAATAGTAATTCTAAACTCGAGGAAAGCCTGCAACGTTTAAGTCTTAAGAATCATGAGTTGGAGCAAATTGCATATGTTGCTACACACGATTTAAGAGCCCCAGTGGTAAATCTTGCCAACTTGGCAAAGATGCTGAAGATAGAATCACTTGAGGATAGAAATAAGGAGGTTTGTGAGCGTATAGTTTCCTCTATTAATTCATTAGATAACACGCTTGAAGAGCTTCTCAATATTGCCGCTCTCAATAAAGAAGGGGTACCAAAGAAGTTTAAACAAATTAATTTCGAAAAATCTATCGATTCTGTTTTAATGGAATTGGAGGAGACTTTTGCCTCAGATTTCAAAGTAGAAAAGGATTTGAAGGTTAAGACAATAAAGTACTTCCCTGCGCACATTCATAGTATTCTATCTAATTTATTGAGTAATGCCATTAAGTATAGATCGGAGCAAAGGCCATTGGAAATTAAAATAGCGACCTATTCAGAAAAGAATTATACGGTTTTAGAAATAACGGATAATGGAATCGGTATAGATCTTGAAAGACAGGGGAAAAAGCTATTTGGAATGTTTAAGCAGTTACATCCAGGATACAAAGGCAAAGGGCTTGGGCTGTATATTGTAAAGAACCAAGTAGAAATAATGGGGGGGGAAATAGAGGTTAAAAGTAAACCAGAAGAAGGTAGTACCTTTAAAATAAGCCTACTTGATCAGGCGAAGGTTAATTCGTTAAACTCTTAAATTAAACAAGCAAAAAGTATTACATGGGTCGGTTGAAATCTATAATGGTAGTTGATGATGATGAGGTAAACAACTTTATTTTAAAAGAGCTACTGTTGGAAGCAGACGTCGCAGATGAGATAAATATTAAATCTTCTGTAGATGAAGCAATAGCTGGCCTTTCAGGTGCCAAAGGAAATAGTATTCCCCAGCTGATTTTGCTAGATATCAATATGCCTGTCAAAGATGGGTTTGATTTTTTGGAGGAGTATTACGAGAATGGCCTAGATACCAATGAAACCAGAATAATTTTGCTTACCAGTTCACTTTTTGAACGCGATAAGGCTGCGGTAAGTAAGTATCCACGTGTGGTCGATTTTGTAATAAAACCCCTTGATATGGGGTACTTTAAAAGGCTGGTGAGCCAAATCGCTGTCTCATCCTAAAACTTTTTAAAAAGATAGGTTGCTCCGTAAGCAATATTGCTATTGGCAGAAGGAAATGCGGACTTCGAATGAAGAACTCGTAAGACCATTGGCTGAGTGAATTCCATAAGTCAAAGGCATAAAAATGTGCGATTACCCTAGCAAAGGCGGTTACAAATCCCCAAAAGCACATGTAGATTAACCCCCATTTTCGACTTGTTTTCCAAAACAACGCAAGCACACAAATAAAATCTAAGATCCCTGCAATTTTTAGGAATACCAATGCATTTTGTCGCCCAACTCCAAGAGATCCAACGGTAAGGCCAATAAACTTTTCCGGAATGGGTCTAATCCCCGAGGCGTACACACCGTGACAGACAAAGGTTATTCCAGCGATTACGCATGCGGTTGTTAAAACGGCACTTGATTTAGGATTTAAGACGAGAACCCAGAATAATATCAGGGGCGTAAAGACTTGGCCCGCATATTCCAGCCACATTATCCAATTATATGCCACTCCGAAATACTGGGTCCACGAAATGGGAATTAGCCACATTACACCTATTAAAAGAGGCAACAATGTTTTCGGCTTTTTCCCTAAAAAGGCGCTTGCACTAGCGACCAAGAAACAAAGCCCTATAATAAATTGAAGTAGGTTGAGGTAAGTTTCTGTCTTGGGATGCACTAAATATTGGCTCCAAGTAAGCTCGGTATACGACTCTACAAACCATCCGAAAAGCCTATAATTCCAAAAAAACTCTCTAATAGGAGTCGATAAGAACAAAAATTGCCAAGCTCTTCCAAAGAATTCCAATCCAACTGCAAGGCGCAAGATCCAGATAACCCAATTTTTCATTTTGCAAAAATGGGGCACTTAAGATTACGGGTGTATTAACATGGGCTTACGTTTGTTATTGTTTTTTTAAATGAATTTTACCATTTCCGAAAGCCCTAGGTTGGCTTAAAACGACCAATACATTTGCGAAAAAATTATACTTATGAGGTTTCTATTCCTTTTTATCGCAACCATTTCGTTTAGCTCCCTATTCGCACAACCAAAGTATTTTAGAACCATGTGGAGGGCAGACCCATCCACTTCTATGGTTGTTGGTTGGAGTCAAACCCCGGGTAGTATAAATAATGGGATTTCGTTTGAACTGTATTACGCCACCACAGATTTTGGGACAGATCTAAGCCTATACAAGGAAAAAGGCGCAAGGGCATTAGTTGATAGAAGTGTATCGGCTTTTAAGGGATTAGATCATTACTTTGTTCGCTTAGCAAACCTTAGTCCTAAAACCCCATATTACTTCGTTTTGGTATACCGGGATGCATTGGGCAGAGAACAAGTAAGTGATCGTTATTGGTTTAAAACGGCAAGTGATAACCCCAGTGACCCCATAAGCATAATTGCTGGAGGAGACTCTAGGCTAAATGTCGATGGAGGTCCTGTTGCTCTTGCAGAATCAGTAACTATTCGCCAAGAAGCAAATAGGATAGTGGCAAAATTAAGACCGGATATGGTTGCTTTTGGTGGTGATTACACTTTCGCAAATACCGAACAGGAATGGGATGCCTGGTTTGCAGACTGGGAGCTAACCTACACCGATGATAATAAGATAACACCTATTGTAGCTGCGATGGGTAACCACGAAGCGTCACCATTTGGATGCCCCGATTGTGGAAACTTCGTAGTCGAACGCCTATTCGATACACCTCACCCAGATGTGTATTATGCACTTTCTTTTAACGGAAACCTTTTACGCATGTATACACTTAACACAGAGATGACTATTTCTGGCGAACAAACCGACTGGTTGAATAATGATTTAGACTCGGTTGATGGATCGGTATATTGGAAAATTGCGCAATATCACAAACCAATACGTCCACATCATTCCAGCAAATCGGATAAAAATGACGCTTTCGATAACTGGGCGGAACCTTTTTACGAAAAACAGGTAAGGTTGGTGGTGGAGTGTGATGCTCACGTAGTAAAAACAACTTGGCCTTTAATACCAACAAGAACGTCAAGCGGTACTACCGAGTGTGGTAAGGACGTTGATCATAATTACTTTATCGCGGAGAATGGCAGAGGAACGGTATATGTGGGCGAAGGAACTTGGGCCGCAATTAGAATGGCAGATGACGCAAAGACCTGGACCAGAGACATGGGTACCCTTAATCAAGTAAAATGGATTTGGGTAAACAAAAATGAAATTCAGGTAAGATCGGCACAAACATATTTCCCAGACAATCCCAATTATGCAAGCTCAGTAACCCCATTAACTGAAGAAAATAGATTTATGGTACCGGACGGATTAAGTATTTGGGAACCTGAAAACGGGGCAGTTACCATTATAAAGAACAATGGATTAACACCTCTCCCAGAGCGATGTGCAACAACTAACGTTGCCGAGGAATTAGAAAGAAATGAGGCCCTAATGGTTATGCCAAATCCTACTCGAAATAAGAACTTTAGAATTAAAGCGCCAGCAAATAGCAGGGTAAAGGCATTCGAAATTCTTGGATTAGACTCAAGGTTAGTATGGAAAAAAACTACTCAGTCTAATTTTGTGGATGTCAACTTATCGGAATATAATTCCGGAGCTTATTTTGCAAAGGTGGTTTTCGAGGATGGCAAATCGGAAATAGTTCGTTTTATTTTGGACTAAGGCAACATAGGTAATAATAACATAGGATGAGGACAGTTTTTTGCGAACTGTCCTTTTTCTTTTTCGTGGCAAACGCCAGGATAATCGCCTACTTTACCTTCCATGTCTATGATAATTTGGAAATGGAGGTGTGGGGGCCAAGACCCATTTTCCTCCCATGATCCTACTTGGGCAATGGCATCCCCGGGGTTAAATTCGTGTCCTTTATCGGTAATTTTAGGTGCGGCAAGATGTCCATATAGCGTATAGAATTTAAATCCGGAAATATGGTGTTCTAGTATTAGCGTATGTCCGTAATCCCCGGGGGCATCATTAAATTGATAGGAGTGGATTTTACCCTTAATGGGGGCATGGATATTACTGCCTGCGGAGCACCATAAATCCATTCCCAAATGAATGTTTCTTACTTCGGCACCATTTACAAAATCCGGATTTCTACCATACCAGGATCTTTTTTCTAAGTAACCACCGTATCGTATGCTTTTCTTGGTTTGAGAATAAAACCAAGATTCAATTTCTACCCTATTTCCTAGATCTAAACCCAACTTGGCAACTGTTGGACCTGATAAATCGATAGGCTCAAAGTTTTCACCCTTTACAACAGGGGCAATTTGTAGTCCTTTTAAAACGTCACTTATTTCCACTCCAATTATTCTTTAATGCCTTCTAAACCAAATAAGAAAGCATATTCTCTTGCTACTTCTTTCAACTGCTCAAATCTACCAGATACCCCTCCATGCCCGGCTTCCATTTCAGTGTATAACAACAAGGGGTTATTATCGGTTTTGTAGTCTCTTAGTTTGGCAACCCATTTGGTTGGTTCCCAATACTGCACTTGAGAATCGTGATAACCCGAGGTAACTAACAAAGGGGGATAGTTCGTTTTTTCTACATTGTCATAGGGGGAGTATGATAACATGTAATCGTAGTATTCCTTATCATTAGGATTGCCCCACTCTTCGTATTCTCCAGTGGTAAGTGGAATGGATTCATCTAACATGGTTGTTACCACATCCACAAAGGGGACTTGAGCAACAATTCCCGCCCATAATTCGGGACGCATGTTCATAACTGTTCCCATGAGCATACCGCCGGCAGAGCCTCCCATTGCGTAGAGTGCATCTTTATCTACCCAGCCGGTTTCTAAAAGGTGTTCTCCACAACTAATAAAGTCGTTAAACGTGTTTTTCTTTTTTAGCCATTTGGCGTTTTCGTACCAAGGTCTGCCAAGATCTTCTCCCCCTCTGATATGTGCAATTGCAAAGCAATATCCACGGTTAAGCAAACTTAATCTAATGGTAGAAAAATAGGGGTCTAAACTAACACCATAAGACCCGTATCCATACAGTAGCAATGGTTTTCTTTTTTGGTCCTTAAATCCTTTTTTATAAACCAGGGAGATTGGAATTTCTACTCCATCTTTTCCCTTTGCCCAAATGCGTTCGCTTTGGTAGTCCTTAACATTAAATTCGCCCAGTACTTTTTGCTGCTTAAGGGTTTGTTGTTCTTTGGTTCTAAGGTTGTAAGAAAATATGCTGGTAGGAGTAGTTAATGAGGTGTAACCAAAACGCAACTCTTCGGTGTCGAACTCCACATTAACCTCTAAATCTACACTATATGTAGGGTCGTTAAAAGGAATGTAATATGCAGGTTCCCCATGGGTTGGAAGAACGCGTAGATAAACCAATCCGCCTTTTCTTTCTACTACAACAAAATAATCCTTAAAAATCTCTACGGATTCGAGAAGGATATTGTCATTTGGGGCAATTATTGTTTCCCAGTTTTCAATTTCCGGATTGGCCGGGTCGCATTTGTAGAAACCGAAATTTTGTCCCTCGTGGTTGGAAAGCATGTAAAAATTCCCCTCGTAATGGGTAAGAGAGTATTCGTGTTTTGGAGCTCTGGGTAAGAACAACCTAAGTTCTGCATCTGGTTCGGTGGTAGGAAGGTAGTGGAACTCCGTACTGGTGCTGCTTGAACTACCAATAACAATATAGGTTTGACATTTAGTTTTATATATCCCACAATCGAACTCGGGATTAACTTCCTCATAAACCAAAACATCTTGGTCTTGATTAGTGCCAAAAGTGTGTCGCCAAACCTGATTACAACGAAGAGTTTCTGGATCTTTTTTAGTGTAAAAAACAGTTTTGTTATCTCCTGCCCATAATGCTCTACCCGTGGTTCCTTCTATTTGTTCACCCACAAATTCTCCGGAAAAAAGATCCTTAAATCTTAGGGTATAAAGTCGTCTTCCCACGGTATCTTCCCCGAAACAAAGCCATTGATTATTCGGGCTGATACTTTTGCTGGCAACTGCATAGTAGGAATGGCCTTCCGCCTGAATATTTTCATCCAAAAAGATTTCCTCCTTCGCTGTTAAGTCGCCTTTTCTTCTAGTACTTATTGCGTATTCCTTGCCTTTAGCGTATTTGGTTTGATACCAATATCCGTTTTTCTTGTAGGGTACTGATTGGTCGTCCTCTACAATACGGTTTTTCATTTCGTGAAAAAGATCCTCCATAAACTTCTCGGAAGATTTTAAATAGGCTGCGGTGTAGTCATTTTCCCGTTTAAGGTAATCCAATACTTCTGGGTTATCTCTTTGGTTAAGCCAGTAGTAATTATCTATCCTTCTGTGCTTGTGTTTTAGATGCACATAAGGGTATTTTTCGCAATCGGGAATTTGAGCCATCTTTTTCAGTTTTCACGCGAAGCTATGAATAAGCGTTAAAAGATTTTTAAAGTTTTATGGATGTTGAGTACCTTCGGCGCAAGAGAAAAAGCTATGTACGAGATTGAGATTAATGATAAGAGCTACCAAGTGGCTCCCAAAAGCCAAAAATTAAACACGGGATTGATTAATGGAAACCCGTACGAGATAGATTTTATAAAGGTTAAAGAGGGCGAATATCATTTGTTGTACAATAACAAATCGTACAATGTAGAGCTCATAAAATTCTTGGAAGACAAAAAGCACATGGAGCTTTTGGTTAATGGGAACAAATACACCGTTGCCGTTAAGGATGAGTTTGATGCCTTACTTGAAAATCTTGGGCTAGACATGAGCCTTGGTGGTGCAGAGAAAGAATTAAAAGCACCCATGCCAGGATTGGTAGTAGATGTTTTAGTGGAAGTTGGACAAGAACTTAAGGATGGGGAGCCGGTTCTTATTTTGGAAGCAATGAAAATGGAAAACGTCCTTAAAGCTACGGGTGATGTTAAGGTAAAAAGCATTGAAGTAACAAAAGGACGTGCTGTAGAGAAAAACCAAGTACTTGTAAACTTTGAATAAAAAAAAGACAATGAAAAAATTAGTATATCTAATCCCAGCGACTCTTGTAATCGCCTGTTCGGGACCAGCAGAACCTAAAACAGAGGAATCTAAAACAGAAGCAAAAGAAGTTGCACAAGCGTGTACATATTCATACGATAACAGTGCAACTACTGTTATGTGGGAGGCATATAAGTTTACCGAAAGGGCTGCCGTAGGGGGTAAAATGGATAGCGTTGAGGTGAGTGGGTTTTCCCCTTCTGATACGGCTGCAAAAGTGCTAGAGGGAGCTTCTTTCACCATCTATACCGATGGAGTTAATTCCAATAACTCGGATAGAGATATGAAGATCAAAAAGCACTTTTTCGGTAAGTTAAAAATGCCGAGTAAAATAACTGGAAAGGTATTGAGTACTGGAGATCAAGACTACGGGAAAGCTACTGTGGAATTAACCATTAATGAGCAAACCAAAAACCTAGAAATGGATTATAGTATTAGTCCGGAGGGTAGGTTTAAAATGGAAGGGAAATTGGACATTTCCCTTTTTAATGGGCTGGCTGCTGTTAATGCCTTAAACGAGGTATGCAAGGAATTACATACTGGAGAAGATGGTGTTTCGAAATTGTGGCCAGACTTTAAAATTTCGGTAGTAAGTGACCTAGAAAAAACCTGTCTATAGGAGAGAATAAGATAGTACCAACAAAAAAGGCCGCATTTGCGGCCTTTTTTTGTCTTATGTAATTTGGATTAATGCCTAACTAGGGCAGTAAATTCAGCGATTCTGTTATCAATTTTCTCCTGACTTAAATTCAGTAGGTTTTCGGTTCCAAACTCCTCTACACAGAAAGAAGCCATTGCTGATCCAGCTACAACTGCTTTCTTCATATTATCGAAGCTGATGTCGCCAGTTTTTGCAAGGTGACCAATAAATCCACCTGCGAAAGTATCACCCGCTCCAGTGGGATCTTTTACCATTTCTAAAGGCAGTGCAGGTGCAAAGAACATTCTGTTATCACCAAATAAAAGTGCACCGTGCTCACCCTTTTTAATGATAAGCGTTTTTACACCCAGGTCCATTATTTTTCCGGCGGCACTTGGTAAGTTGTATTCGCCACTTAATTGTCTTGCTTCCTCGTCGTTAATGGTTAAAACATCAACTTGAGAAATGGTCTTTTTTAATTGATCCAAGGCGATGTCCATCCAGAAATTCATAGTGTCCATAACAATTAGCTTTGGACGCTTTTTGAATTGTTTGATGACGCTTTCTTGTACACCAGGTTCAAGGTTACCCAACATTACAAAATCGCAATCTTGGTAAGATTCTGGAACTTCAGGTTTAAAGTTTTCCAGTACGTTTAATTCTGTAACTAAGGTGTCTCTAGTGTTAAGATCGTGGTGGTATTTTCC
It contains:
- a CDS encoding peptidoglycan DD-metalloendopeptidase family protein; protein product: MEISDVLKGLQIAPVVKGENFEPIDLSGPTVAKLGLDLGNRVEIESWFYSQTKKSIRYGGYLEKRSWYGRNPDFVNGAEVRNIHLGMDLWCSAGSNIHAPIKGKIHSYQFNDAPGDYGHTLILEHHISGFKFYTLYGHLAAPKITDKGHEFNPGDAIAQVGSWEENGSWPPHLHFQIIIDMEGKVGDYPGVCHEKEKGQFAKNCPHPMLLLPMLP
- a CDS encoding chemotaxis protein CheB; translated protein: MTAKKATTKKESNDRGKKTSPKEDTKLMGKEVKVVGIGTSAGGLEALKTFFDNVPSSCDLSFVIIQHLSPDYKSLMAELLAKNTQLPIYEVENNMEILPGSVYLIPAKKNMRISSGRLTLEDKSKTGHDLNLPIDIFFRSMAEELGEKAISIVLTGTGSDGTHGVRAIKEVGGMVMVQSPETSKFDGMPRSAISTGLVDYVLPISEMPSELINYVENHKEIGHRIDESNLDTLQEILSHLKKVTNLDFSEYKRPTLVRRISRRMSVNKCNDLKQYLDFLQATPQEAQILYKEFLIGVTKFFRDADAFESLSKHLEKLVSEKNFKQTLKMWSVACSTGEEAYSLAILTKEAMDKANKNLEVKIFATDIDRDSIETASKGVFPESFVPDIGTERLKKYFVKKGDQYVVSQEIRKMIIFSHHNVLTDPPFNRMDLVSCRNLLIYLQPSLQQRLLATFHYSLNLKGILFLGPSESIAEYKSVFKELDRRWKIFENTEISRTLNLDHSTLPDISWQRGIKSATTSVPSRKSIIDNRLSEVLSDTLADEIEAVSVYVDEHFDILHANGNLNKYIALPDRGFTVNLLKMVTDNLSVAISTAVRRATQEKEKIFYRGVRIVTDTSVKIVDVIVRPFKIDKLDTKTYFLVVFLENKASGQFSKNVKDVTDPDEISRVEDLQRELKETKENLQATVEEVETSNEELQATNEELLAANEELQSTNEELQSVNEELHTVNSEHQSKIQELAALNADMDNLLKSTDIGTIFLDKDLKIRWFTPAIKEHFNLLVADVGRPITNFSSNVSGIDIVSEVEYVLKTGKTVERETRLNNDKWFLTRVLPYQDGNYRTQGTVITFVEITQMKSMQEDLRYSEGLFRTLFEFSPNGIVTTNAKGKILRANQNTARMCGIEIDDLKNKEITDLFATSSKKKIETLFKDAAGGNHLSINDRIEIKSNGSKGIPVSVNIEHAEHEQQNLILWSIVDISDQISAQKELKELNENLEVMVDARTKELRDKDILLQSVLEATTAGYWTWEPKTGYQIYSDTFSEVIKSHDKNDPTEDQWKKILGEENYSILESKLQEHVKSKGKKPLEVICELTTDGSPMWVFFKGKAIEWNGKDATKIVGSLVNITDLKKIESQLANSNSKLEESLQRLSLKNHELEQIAYVATHDLRAPVVNLANLAKMLKIESLEDRNKEVCERIVSSINSLDNTLEELLNIAALNKEGVPKKFKQINFEKSIDSVLMELEETFASDFKVEKDLKVKTIKYFPAHIHSILSNLLSNAIKYRSEQRPLEIKIATYSEKNYTVLEITDNGIGIDLERQGKKLFGMFKQLHPGYKGKGLGLYIVKNQVEIMGGEIEVKSKPEEGSTFKISLLDQAKVNSLNS
- a CDS encoding response regulator codes for the protein MGRLKSIMVVDDDEVNNFILKELLLEADVADEINIKSSVDEAIAGLSGAKGNSIPQLILLDINMPVKDGFDFLEEYYENGLDTNETRIILLTSSLFERDKAAVSKYPRVVDFVIKPLDMGYFKRLVSQIAVSS
- a CDS encoding T9SS type A sorting domain-containing protein translates to MRFLFLFIATISFSSLFAQPKYFRTMWRADPSTSMVVGWSQTPGSINNGISFELYYATTDFGTDLSLYKEKGARALVDRSVSAFKGLDHYFVRLANLSPKTPYYFVLVYRDALGREQVSDRYWFKTASDNPSDPISIIAGGDSRLNVDGGPVALAESVTIRQEANRIVAKLRPDMVAFGGDYTFANTEQEWDAWFADWELTYTDDNKITPIVAAMGNHEASPFGCPDCGNFVVERLFDTPHPDVYYALSFNGNLLRMYTLNTEMTISGEQTDWLNNDLDSVDGSVYWKIAQYHKPIRPHHSSKSDKNDAFDNWAEPFYEKQVRLVVECDAHVVKTTWPLIPTRTSSGTTECGKDVDHNYFIAENGRGTVYVGEGTWAAIRMADDAKTWTRDMGTLNQVKWIWVNKNEIQVRSAQTYFPDNPNYASSVTPLTEENRFMVPDGLSIWEPENGAVTIIKNNGLTPLPERCATTNVAEELERNEALMVMPNPTRNKNFRIKAPANSRVKAFEILGLDSRLVWKKTTQSNFVDVNLSEYNSGAYFAKVVFEDGKSEIVRFILD
- a CDS encoding S9 family peptidase, with translation MAQIPDCEKYPYVHLKHKHRRIDNYYWLNQRDNPEVLDYLKRENDYTAAYLKSSEKFMEDLFHEMKNRIVEDDQSVPYKKNGYWYQTKYAKGKEYAISTRRKGDLTAKEEIFLDENIQAEGHSYYAVASKSISPNNQWLCFGEDTVGRRLYTLRFKDLFSGEFVGEQIEGTTGRALWAGDNKTVFYTKKDPETLRCNQVWRHTFGTNQDQDVLVYEEVNPEFDCGIYKTKCQTYIVIGSSSSTSTEFHYLPTTEPDAELRLFLPRAPKHEYSLTHYEGNFYMLSNHEGQNFGFYKCDPANPEIENWETIIAPNDNILLESVEIFKDYFVVVERKGGLVYLRVLPTHGEPAYYIPFNDPTYSVDLEVNVEFDTEELRFGYTSLTTPTSIFSYNLRTKEQQTLKQQKVLGEFNVKDYQSERIWAKGKDGVEIPISLVYKKGFKDQKRKPLLLYGYGSYGVSLDPYFSTIRLSLLNRGYCFAIAHIRGGEDLGRPWYENAKWLKKKNTFNDFISCGEHLLETGWVDKDALYAMGGSAGGMLMGTVMNMRPELWAGIVAQVPFVDVVTTMLDESIPLTTGEYEEWGNPNDKEYYDYMLSYSPYDNVEKTNYPPLLVTSGYHDSQVQYWEPTKWVAKLRDYKTDNNPLLLYTEMEAGHGGVSGRFEQLKEVAREYAFLFGLEGIKE